The following proteins come from a genomic window of Gammaproteobacteria bacterium:
- a CDS encoding class I SAM-dependent methyltransferase, with protein sequence MKLIRRSPVLAMALVAAFSGSAALADGHDGDSTDARLRAAITGEHRSAEKRARDAYRNPYETLTFLGLAEDMTVLEINATGGWYTEIIAPVVAGTGKYFATMWGPDTSEWAKGAYNELEELIDADRALYGDAEVVAISGDNFRPIEPGSADLVLTFRNIHNWMTSGSIHDMLEMMYVSAKPGGHLGIVEHRGNPLIRQDPKAESGYVNEGYTIRLAEEAGWQLVATSDINNNPMDDKDYEKRVWRLPPTLRYLALEGWPEVDEAQRIRSLAIGESDRFTLLFVKPTG encoded by the coding sequence ATGAAGCTCATACGACGATCTCCGGTGCTTGCCATGGCGCTTGTTGCGGCATTCTCCGGATCAGCCGCTCTCGCAGACGGCCATGACGGAGATTCCACTGATGCGCGCCTGCGGGCCGCCATCACCGGCGAGCATCGATCGGCGGAGAAAAGAGCCAGGGACGCCTATCGCAACCCCTACGAAACGCTGACTTTCCTTGGCCTCGCCGAAGACATGACCGTGCTGGAAATCAACGCGACCGGCGGTTGGTATACGGAGATCATCGCGCCTGTTGTCGCCGGCACGGGCAAGTACTTCGCAACGATGTGGGGCCCTGATACCAGCGAGTGGGCGAAGGGCGCTTACAACGAACTCGAGGAATTGATCGACGCCGACAGGGCTCTGTACGGCGACGCCGAGGTCGTTGCCATCAGCGGGGACAATTTCAGGCCCATCGAGCCGGGTTCGGCCGACCTGGTGCTGACCTTCAGGAACATCCATAACTGGATGACCAGCGGCAGCATCCACGACATGCTGGAAATGATGTACGTATCGGCGAAGCCCGGCGGCCACCTGGGGATCGTGGAACACCGCGGGAATCCATTGATCCGGCAGGATCCCAAGGCCGAGTCCGGTTACGTCAACGAGGGCTATACCATCAGGCTTGCCGAAGAGGCCGGATGGCAACTGGTCGCGACCAGCGACATCAACAACAATCCGATGGACGACAAGGACTACGAAAAGCGCGTCTGGCGCCTGCCGCCCACGCTTCGCTACCTGGCGCTTGAAGGCTGGCCCGAAGTGGACGAGGCGCAGCGGATCAGGAGTCTGGCGATCGGCGAAAGCGACCGCTTCACGCTTCTTTTCGTGAAGCCGACCGGT